A part of Thermococcus sp. LS1 genomic DNA contains:
- the engB gene encoding GTP-binding protein EngB translates to MIIFVGRSNVGKSTLIFHLTGKWVRRGKRPGVTRKPVEVNWRNRKVVDMPGFGFMSGLPKEKQEKIKDEIVHFIENNADEIDLAILVIDGKSALEIIERWEKRGEIPIDVEFFQFLQELKIPTIVAVNKIDKVKNVQGTITRLAEKFGVPYSEINEIFVPISAKFGKNLDELRRLIEKKLREGRKPSENLEDDVGDGLLDAVE, encoded by the coding sequence ATGATAATCTTCGTGGGACGGTCGAACGTTGGAAAAAGCACGCTCATCTTCCATCTTACCGGAAAGTGGGTCAGGAGGGGCAAGAGGCCAGGAGTTACGAGAAAGCCCGTGGAGGTCAACTGGAGGAATCGGAAGGTCGTCGATATGCCCGGCTTCGGCTTCATGAGCGGTCTGCCGAAGGAAAAGCAGGAGAAGATTAAAGATGAGATAGTGCACTTCATAGAGAACAATGCCGACGAGATAGACCTGGCAATCCTCGTTATAGACGGCAAGAGTGCACTGGAGATCATCGAGCGCTGGGAGAAGCGCGGCGAGATTCCAATAGACGTGGAGTTCTTCCAGTTCCTGCAGGAGCTGAAGATACCGACGATAGTGGCAGTGAACAAGATAGACAAGGTGAAGAATGTCCAGGGGACCATAACGAGGCTCGCCGAGAAGTTTGGAGTTCCGTATAGTGAAATAAACGAGATTTTCGTGCCAATCTCTGCCAAGTTCGGAAAGAACCTCGACGAGCTTAGAAGGTTAATAGAGAAGAAGCTGAGGGAGGGTAGGAAGCCCTC